One genomic segment of Primulina tabacum isolate GXHZ01 chromosome 9, ASM2559414v2, whole genome shotgun sequence includes these proteins:
- the LOC142504590 gene encoding uncharacterized protein LOC142504590: protein MRDFPSCFGENGVQVADASSSGVGARKGPHNSVTSIYRCKLLGKSCLISIIWSKNMIGQCLTVELDDSSNRCICKVDVKPSLFSKRKGSKCFDVNASKIEVFWDLSSAKFGAGPEPFEGYYVAVVCKGEMVLVIGDLRKEAFKKTGAISAFSNAMFISKREHISGKRVYFTKAQFGDNGQIHDLRIECDSSTNDEPCLLIHIDAKPVMQVKHLQWKFRGNYSILVDGLPVEVYWDVHNWLFGSSLGNAVFMFQTSLSAELLWSSSTLPDSSEFSWSCSETFMDSKVPGLGFSFFLYAWKNE, encoded by the coding sequence ATGAGGGACTTTCCATCTTGTTTTGGAGAAAATGGGGTTCAGGTTGCTGATGCTTCTTCTTCTGGCGTAGGTGCGAGAAAAGGTCCTCACAATTCTGTTACTAGCATATATAGGTGTAAATTACTCGGTAAATCTTGTTTAATCAGCATAATATGGAGCAAGAACATGATTGGTCAGTGCCTTACTGTTGAATTAGATGATTCATCAAATCGTTGTATCTGTAAAGTAGATGTGAAACCTTCGCTGTTCTCAAAAAGAAAAGGATCCAAATGTTTTGATGTGAATGCTAGTAAAATCGAGGTGTTTTGGGATCTTTCTTCGGCGAAATTTGGTGCTGGACCTGAGCCTTTTGAGGGGTATTATGTCGCAGTTGTTTGTAAGGGGGAAATGGTTTTGGTAATTGGGGATCTTAGGAAAGAAgcattcaagaaaactggagcAATTAGTGCCTTTAGCAATGCAATGTTCATCTCCAAGAGGGAGCATATTTCTGGGAAGAGGGTTTATTTTACCAAGGCGCAATTCGGTGATAATGGACAGATTCATGACCTAAGAATCGAGTGTGATTCGAGTACCAACGACGAGCCTTGTTTACTGATTCATATTGATGCAAAACCAGTGATGCAGGTGAAGCATCTCCAATGGAAATTTCGAGGAAATTACTCAATATTAGTGGATGGGCTCCCTGTTGAAGTCTATTGGGATGTGCACAATTGGCTATTCGGTTCAAGTTTAGGGAATGCAGTGTTCATGTTTCAGACAAGTTTATCTGCAGAGTTGTTGTGGAGTAGCTCAACTTTACCAGATTCCTCCGAATTTTCATGGAGCTGCTCCG